Proteins encoded within one genomic window of Ranitomeya variabilis isolate aRanVar5 chromosome 4, aRanVar5.hap1, whole genome shotgun sequence:
- the LOC143766483 gene encoding uncharacterized protein LOC143766483 isoform X1 yields the protein MDMDRDKMAERILHLTLEILFRLTGEDYTVVKKTSSERCQDPVSEGLGRPLSPITGPPPHPLIHGEINDQKILELAYKMVELLTGEVPIRCQDVAIYFSMEEWEYLEGHKDQYNDVMMEVPQPLTSPDLSKKRTMTERCPRPLLPQDCKEQDPNVPQDHQGEDLTHINTTETYVRGNERCKEEIPTYDYPDDCTKRSEGLLTPSIFKSDDFEIPQDTIEVNAFTPDIPSSLHCKGLSSDPLKQVLSSDSLATTKENQSHKISIKHGNTPKSKKPFSYSEYGNSFLIENSFLKHPKTHRVEKRFSCSKCVKLFMHKSHLVRHQRSHTGEMPFSCSECGKCFNQKSSLVTHQRTHSGEKPFSCSECGKCFHLKKYLVKHQRTHTGEKPFSCSECGKCFNQKSSLVTHQRTHSGEKPFSCSECGKCFHLKKYLVKHQRTHTGEKPFSCSECGKCFNQKSSLVRHQRTHSGEKPFSCSECGKCFHLKKYLVKHQRTHTGEKPFSCSECGKCFNQKSSLVRHQRTHSGEKPFSCSEGGKCFHLKKYLVKHQRTHTGEKPFSCSECGKCFNQKSSLVRHQRTHSGEKPFSCSECGKCFHLKKYLVKHQRTHTGEKPFSCSECGKCFNQKSHLVTHQRTHSGEKPFSCSECGKCFHLKSHLVTHQRTHSGEKPFSCSECGKCFHLKLYLVTHQRTHTGEKPFSCSECGKCFNQKSSLVTHQRTHSGEKPFSCSECGKCFNQKSALVTHQRTHSGEKPFSCSECGKCFNQKSALVTHQRTHTGDQPFSCSECEKCFTQKSDLVTHQRTHTGEKPFSCSECGKCFNQKSSLVAHQRTHSEEKPFSCSECGKCFNQKSALVTHQRTHTGEKFFPVQNVGNVLTLKGILLDTK from the exons atggatatggacagagacaagatggcggagaggatattacacctcaccctagagatcctcttccggcttactggagag gattacacagtagtgaagaagacctctagtgagcgctgtcaggaccctgtgtctgagggattgggaagacccctgagcccaatcacggggcctccacctcaccccctgatacatggggaaattaatgaccagaagatcctagaactcgcctacaagatggttgagctgctgactggagag gttcctataaggtgtcaggatgtcgccatctatttctccatggaggagtgggagtatttagaaggacacaaagatcagtacaatgacgtcatgatggaggttccccagcccctcacatcaccag ATCTATCCAAAAAGAGGACAAtgacagagagatgtccccgtcctcttcttccacaggactgtaaagaacaagatcccaatgttcctcaggatcatcag ggtgaagatctgacccatattaatactacagagacatatgtgaggggtaatgagcggtgtaaagaggagattcctacatatgactacccag atgactgtaccaagaGGTCAGAGGGACTGCTGACACCTTCAATTTTTAAATCGGACGattttgagatcccacaggatacaattgaagtgaatgcctttactccagatataccatcatcccttcactgcAAAGGTctctcatctgatcctttgaaacaggtcctgtcttctgattcattagcgacaactaaggaaaatcagagtcacaaaataagcattaaacacGGAAATACTCCTAAatcaaagaagccattttcatattCAGAATATGGAAACAGTTTTCTCATCGAAAATTCTTTCCTTAAACATCCAAAAACTCACAGGGTGGAgaaaagattttcttgttccaagtgtgttaAATTATTTATGcacaaatcacatcttgttagacaccaaagaagtcacacaggggagatgcctttttcatgttcagaatgtgggaaatgttttaatcagaaatcatctttggttacgcaccagagaacccactctggggagaagcctttttcatgttcagaatgtgggaaatgttttcatctGAAAAAGTatcttgttaagcaccagagaacccacacaggggagaagcctttttcctgttcagaatgtgggaaatgttttaatcagaaatcatctctggttacgcaccagagaacccactctggggagaagcctttttcatgttcagaatgtgggaaatgttttcatctGAAAAAGTatcttgttaagcaccagagaacccacacaggggagaagcctttttcctgttcagaatgtgggaaatgttttaatcagaaatcatctctggttaggcaccagagaacccactctggggagaagcctttttcatgttcagaatgtgggaaatgttttcatctGAAAAAGTatcttgttaagcaccagagaacccacacaggggagaagcctttttcctgttcagaatgtgggaaatgttttaatcagaaatcatctctggttaggcaccagagaacccactctggggagaagcctttttcatgttcagaaggtGGGAAATGTTTTCATCTGAAAAAGTatcttgttaagcaccagagaacccacacaggggagaagcctttttcctgttcagaatgtgggaaatgttttaatcaaaaATCATCTctggttaggcaccagagaacccactctggggagaagcctttttcatgttcagaatgtgggaaatgttttcatctGAAAAAGTatcttgttaagcaccagagaacccacacaggggagaagcctttttcctgttcagaatgtgggaaatgttttaatcagaaatcgcatctggttacgcaccagagaacccactctggggagaagcctttttcatgttcagaatgtgggaaatgttttcatctGAAATCGCAtctggttacgcaccagagaacccactctggggagaagcctttttcatgttcagaatgtgggaaatgttttcatctgaaattgtatctggttacgcaccagagaacccacacaggggagaagcctttttcctgttcagaatgtgggaaatgttttaatcagaaatcgtctctggttacgcaccagagaacccactctggggagaagcctttttcctgttcagaatgtgggaaatgttttaatcagaaatcggctctggttacgcaccagagaacccactctggggagaagcctttttcctgttcagaatgtgggaaatgttttaatcagaaatctgctctggttacgcaccagagaacccacacaggggatcaacctttttcatgttcagaatgtgagaaatgttttacacagaaatcagatcttgttactcaccagagaacccacacaggggagaagcctttttcctgttcagaatgtgggaaatgttttaatcagaaatcgtcTCTCGTTgcgcaccagagaacccactctgaggagaagcctttttcctgttcagaatgtgggaaatgttttaatcagaaatcggctctggttacgcaccagagaacccacacaggggagaagttttttcctgttcagaatgtgggaaatgttttaactttaaagggaatcttgttagacaccaaataa
- the LOC143766483 gene encoding uncharacterized protein LOC143766483 isoform X2: protein MDMDRDKMAERILHLTLEILFRLTGEDYTVVKKTSSERCQDPVSEGLGRPLSPITGPPPHPLIHGEINDQKILELAYKMVELLTGEVPIRCQDVAIYFSMEEWEYLEGHKDQYNDVMMEVPQPLTSPDLSKKRTMTERCPRPLLPQDCKEQDPNVPQDHQGEDLTHINTTETYVRGNERCKEEIPTYDYPDDCTKRSEGLLTPSIFKSDDFEIPQDTIEVNAFTPDIPSSLHCKGLSSDPLKQVLSSDSLATTKENQSHKISIKHGNTPKSKKPFSYSEYGNSFLIENSFLKHPKTHRVEKRFSCSKCVKLFMHKSHLVRHQRSHTGEMPFSCSECGKCFNQKSSLVTHQRTHSGEKPFSCSECGKCFHLKKYLVKHQRTHTGEKPFSCSECGKCFNQKSSLVTHQRTHSGEKPFSCSECGKCFHLKKYLVKHQRTHTGEKPFSCSECGKCFNQKSSLVRHQRTHSGEKPFSCSECGKCFHLKKYLVKHQRTHTGEKPFSCSECGKCFNQKSSLVRHQRTHSGEKPFSCSEGGKCFHLKKYLVKHQRTHTGEKPFSCSECGKCFNQKSSLVRHQRTHSGEKPFSCSECGKCFHLKKYLVKHQRTHTGEKPFSCSECGKCFNQKSHLVTHQRTHSGEKPFSCSECGKCFHLKSHLVTHQRTHSGEKPFSCSECGKCFHLKLYLVTHQRTHTGEKPFSCSECGKCFNQKSSLVTHQRTHSGEKPFSCSECGKCFNQKSALVTHQRTHSGEKPFSCSECGKCFNQKSALVTHQRTHTGDQPFSCSECEKCFTQKSDLVTHQRTHTGEKPFSCSE, encoded by the exons atggatatggacagagacaagatggcggagaggatattacacctcaccctagagatcctcttccggcttactggagag gattacacagtagtgaagaagacctctagtgagcgctgtcaggaccctgtgtctgagggattgggaagacccctgagcccaatcacggggcctccacctcaccccctgatacatggggaaattaatgaccagaagatcctagaactcgcctacaagatggttgagctgctgactggagag gttcctataaggtgtcaggatgtcgccatctatttctccatggaggagtgggagtatttagaaggacacaaagatcagtacaatgacgtcatgatggaggttccccagcccctcacatcaccag ATCTATCCAAAAAGAGGACAAtgacagagagatgtccccgtcctcttcttccacaggactgtaaagaacaagatcccaatgttcctcaggatcatcag ggtgaagatctgacccatattaatactacagagacatatgtgaggggtaatgagcggtgtaaagaggagattcctacatatgactacccag atgactgtaccaagaGGTCAGAGGGACTGCTGACACCTTCAATTTTTAAATCGGACGattttgagatcccacaggatacaattgaagtgaatgcctttactccagatataccatcatcccttcactgcAAAGGTctctcatctgatcctttgaaacaggtcctgtcttctgattcattagcgacaactaaggaaaatcagagtcacaaaataagcattaaacacGGAAATACTCCTAAatcaaagaagccattttcatattCAGAATATGGAAACAGTTTTCTCATCGAAAATTCTTTCCTTAAACATCCAAAAACTCACAGGGTGGAgaaaagattttcttgttccaagtgtgttaAATTATTTATGcacaaatcacatcttgttagacaccaaagaagtcacacaggggagatgcctttttcatgttcagaatgtgggaaatgttttaatcagaaatcatctttggttacgcaccagagaacccactctggggagaagcctttttcatgttcagaatgtgggaaatgttttcatctGAAAAAGTatcttgttaagcaccagagaacccacacaggggagaagcctttttcctgttcagaatgtgggaaatgttttaatcagaaatcatctctggttacgcaccagagaacccactctggggagaagcctttttcatgttcagaatgtgggaaatgttttcatctGAAAAAGTatcttgttaagcaccagagaacccacacaggggagaagcctttttcctgttcagaatgtgggaaatgttttaatcagaaatcatctctggttaggcaccagagaacccactctggggagaagcctttttcatgttcagaatgtgggaaatgttttcatctGAAAAAGTatcttgttaagcaccagagaacccacacaggggagaagcctttttcctgttcagaatgtgggaaatgttttaatcagaaatcatctctggttaggcaccagagaacccactctggggagaagcctttttcatgttcagaaggtGGGAAATGTTTTCATCTGAAAAAGTatcttgttaagcaccagagaacccacacaggggagaagcctttttcctgttcagaatgtgggaaatgttttaatcaaaaATCATCTctggttaggcaccagagaacccactctggggagaagcctttttcatgttcagaatgtgggaaatgttttcatctGAAAAAGTatcttgttaagcaccagagaacccacacaggggagaagcctttttcctgttcagaatgtgggaaatgttttaatcagaaatcgcatctggttacgcaccagagaacccactctggggagaagcctttttcatgttcagaatgtgggaaatgttttcatctGAAATCGCAtctggttacgcaccagagaacccactctggggagaagcctttttcatgttcagaatgtgggaaatgttttcatctgaaattgtatctggttacgcaccagagaacccacacaggggagaagcctttttcctgttcagaatgtgggaaatgttttaatcagaaatcgtctctggttacgcaccagagaacccactctggggagaagcctttttcctgttcagaatgtgggaaatgttttaatcagaaatcggctctggttacgcaccagagaacccactctggggagaagcctttttcctgttcagaatgtgggaaatgttttaatcagaaatctgctctggttacgcaccagagaacccacacaggggatcaacctttttcatgttcagaatgtgagaaatgttttacacagaaatcagatcttgttactcaccagagaacccacacaggggagaagcctttttcctgttcagaat aa